gcatggattttaatgtttttttttttttaaacatgtgattagagcctaaggctctaattggcttcaaaaaagggtgggctcttgGTGCAGAgccctgcgccctgagcccacccagttgtgtgacaatagcgaattaatatttgctattgtcttcctgatactcctcccggccaatcaggaagcaagtcCTGAAAcatgattggccgagaggagaagcgaccatattggcTGCCGAGGAGAAGACGCCGAGCAGTAGACACCAAGGAGGAGATGCCAAGAAGGAGACACCGAGTGGGAGACGCAGGcttgtgacctagatggggtaagtgaccGACCGATCAGGAGGGTGGGGTGGAGATGGTGTTTGTTTgcagccccccaaaaaatggagcaccatccGCCATTGTATATAACACAAAAACAATGTTCCTTACATCTCATTGCAGAACCAGCAACTACTATAGCTTCAACAACACCTGCCGAGACAACTACAATTGCAGCACCCACATCTTCATCAACACTTACTACAACTATACCAGCTACAACTCTtgcagaaacgactacaacacctgcaTCAACTACTCCTACAGAAACTACTACAAACCCTACATCAACTACTCCtgcagaaacgactacaacacctaCATCAACTACTTCTacagaaacgactacaacaccaGCATCAACTACTCCTacagaaacgactacaacacctgcatcaactactcctacagaaacgactacaacacctgcatcaactactcctgcagaaacgactacaacaccagcatcaactactcctgcagaaacgactacaacacctgcatcaactactcctgcagaaacgactacaacacctgcatccactactcctgcagaaacgactacaacacctgcaTCAACTACTCCTGCAGAAACAACCACAACACCTGCATCAACTACTCCTGCAGAAATGACCACAACACCTGCATCAACTACTCCtgcagaaacgactacaacacctgcatccactactcctgcagaaacgactacaacaccagcatcaactactcctgcagaaacgactacaacacctgcaTCAACTACACCTacagaaacgactacaacaccagcatcaactactcctgcagaaacgactacaacaccagcatcaactactcctgcagaaacgactacaacaccagcatcaactactcctgcagaaacgactacaacacctgcaCCGACTACTACTGtagaaacgactacaacacctgcaTCGACTACTCCTacagaaacgactacaacacctgcatcaactacttctacagaaacgactacaacaccaGCATCAACTACTCCTGCAGAAACGACTACAAAACCTACATCAACTACTCCCgcagaaacgactacaacacctgcaTCAACTACTCCCGCAGAAACGACTACAGCACCAGCATCAACTACTCCtgcagaaacgactacaacaccaGCATCAACTACTCCCgcagaaacgactacaacaccaGCATCAACTACTCCCgcagaaacgactacaacacctgcatcaactactcctgcagaaacgactacaacacctaCATCAACTACTCCTGCAGAAACGGCTACAACACCTACATCAACTACTCCtgcagaaacgactacaacacctgcatcaactactcctgcagaaacgactacaacacctgcatcaactactcctacagaaacgactacaacacctacatcaactactcctgcagaaacgactacaacacctgcatcaactactcctacagaaacgactacaacacctgcatcaactactcctgcagaaacgactacaacacctgcatcaactactcctacagaaacgactacaacacctgcatcaactactcctgcagaaacgactacaacacctgcatcaactactcctgcagaaacgactacaacaccaGCACCGACTACTCCtgcagaaacgactacaacacctgcatcgactactcctgcagaaacgactacaacacctgcatcaactactcctacagaaacgactacaacacctgcatcaactactcctgcagaaacgactacaacacctgcatcaactactcctacagaaacgactacaacacctgcatcaactactcctgcagaaacgactacaacacctgcatcaactactcctgcagaaacgactacaacaccaGCACCGACTACTCCtgcagaaacgactacaacacctgcatcgactactcctgcagaaacgactacaacaccagcatcaactactcctgcagaaacgactacaacacctgcatccactactcctgcagaaacgactacaacacctacatcaactactcctgcagaaacgactacaacacctgcatcgactactcctgcagaaacgactacaacacctgcatccactactcctgcagaaacgactacaacacctgcatcaactactcctacagaaacgactacaacacctacatcaactactcctgcagaaacgactacaacacctgcatcaactactcctacagaaacgactacaacacctaCATCAACTACTCCTacagaaacgactacaacacctgcatcaactactcctgcagaaacgactacaacaccgGCACCGACTACTCCtgcagaaacgactacaacacctgcatcaactactcctgcagaaacgactacaacaccgGCACCGACTACTCCtgcagaaacgactacaacacctgcatcgactactcctgcagaaacgactacaacacctgcatcaactactcctgcagaaacgactacaacacctgcatcaactactcctacagaaacgactacaacacctgcatcaactactcctgcagaaacgactacaacacctgcatcaactactcctacagaaacgactacaacacctgcatcaactactcctgcagaaacgactacaacacctgcatcaactactcctgcagaaacgactacaacaccagcatcaactactcctgcagaaacgactacaacacctgcatcgactactcctgcagaaacgactacaacaccaGCATCAACTACTTCTacagaaacgactacaacacctacatcaactactcctgcagaaacgactacaacacctaCATCAACTACTCCCgcagaaacgactacaacaccaGCATCAACTACTCCCgcagaaacgactacaacacctacatcaactactcctgcagaaacgactacaacacctgcaCCGACTACTCCTacagaaacgactacaacaccaGCATCAACTACTTTTacagaaacgactacaacacctgcatcaactactcctgcagaaacgactacaacacctacatcaactactcctgcagaaacgactacaacacctgcaTCAACTACTCCCGCAGAAACAACTACAACACCAGCATCAACTACTCCtgcagaaacgactacaacaccaGCATCAACTACTCCCgcagaaacgactacaacacctgcaTCGACTACTCCTGCAGAAACGATTACAACACCTACATCAACTACTCCTacagaaacgactacaacacctgcatcaactactcctgcagaaacgactacaacacctacatcaactactcctgcagaaacgactacaacaccagcatcaactactcctgcagaaacgactacaacaccaGCATCAACTACTCCTGCAGAAACAACTACAACACCTGCATCGACTACTCCtgcagaaacgactacaacaccaGCATCAACTACTTCTAtagaaacgactacaacacctacatcaactactcctgcagaaacgactacaacacctaCATCAACTACTCCCgcagaaacgactacaacaccaGCATCAACTACTCCCgcagaaacgactacaacacctacatcaactactcctgcagaaacgactacaacacctgcaTCAACTACTCCCGCAGAAACAACTACAACACCAGCATCAACTACTCCtgcagaaacgactacaacacctacatcaactactcctgcagaaacgactacaacaccagcatcaactactcctgcagaaacgactacaacacctgcatcaactacttctacagaaacgactacaacaccaGCATCAACTACTCCTACAGTAACGACTACAACACCTACATCAACTACTCCtgcagaaacgactacaacacctgcatcaactacttctacagaaacgactacaacaccagcatcaactactcctgcacaaacgactacaacacctgcatcaactactcctacagaaacgactacaacacctgcaTCAACTACTCCTGCAGTAACGACTACTACACCTGCATCAACTACTTCTacagaaacgactacaacacctaCATCAACTACTTCTacagaaacgactacaacaccaGCATCAACTACTCCTGCACAAACGACTACAACACCTACATCAACTACTCCTGCAGTAACGACTACTACACCTGCATCAACTACTTCTacagaaacgactacaacacctaCATCAACTACTTCTacagaaacgactacaacacctgcatcaactacttctacagaaacgactacaacaccagcatcaactactcctgcagaaacgactacaacacctgcaCCGACTACTCCTGCAGTAACGACTACAACACCTGCATCAACTACTCCtgcagaaacgactacaacacctgcatcaactactcctgcagaaacgactacaacacctgcaCCGACTACTCCTGCAGTAACGACTACAACACCAGCATCAACTACTTCTacagaaacgactacaacacctaCATCAACTACTCCTGCACaaacgactacaacacctgcaTCAACTACTCCTGCAGTAACGACTACAACACCAGCATCAACTACTTCTacagaaacgactacaacacctgcaTCAACTACTCCTGCAGTAACGACTACAACACCAGCATCAACTACTTCTacagaaacgactacaacacctaCATCAACT
This portion of the Aquarana catesbeiana isolate 2022-GZ linkage group LG07, ASM4218655v1, whole genome shotgun sequence genome encodes:
- the LOC141102992 gene encoding uncharacterized protein, which encodes MSTRMAGGFRLLLLTGLILATNCQIEPATTIASTTPAETTTIAAPTSSSTLTTTIPATTLAETTTTPASTTPTETTTNPTSTTPAETTTTPTSTTSTETTTTPASTTPTETTTTPASTTPTETTTTPASTTPAETTTTPASTTPAETTTTPASTTPAETTTTPASTTPAETTTTPASTTPAETTTTPASTTPAEMTTTPASTTPAETTTTPKRLQHLHRLLLNDYNTSINYSCRNDYKTYINYSRRNDYNTCINYSRRNDYSTSINYSCRNDYNTSINYSRRNDYNTKTTTTPTSTTPAETATTPTSTTPAETTTTPASTTPAETTTTPASTTPTETTTTPTSTTPAETTTTPASTTPTETTTTPASTTPAETTTTPASTTPTETTTTPASTTPAETTTTPASTTPAETTTTPAPTTPAETTTTPASTTPAETTTTPASTTPTETTTTPASTTPAETTTTPASTTPTETTTTPASTTPAETTTTPASTTPAETTTTPAPTTPAETTTTPASTTPAETTTTPASTTPAETTTTPASTTPAETTTTPTSTTPAETTTTPASTTPAETTTTPASTTPAETTTTPASTTPTETTTTPTSTTPAETTTTPASTTPTETTTTPTSTTPTETTTTPASTTPAETTTTPAPTTPAETTTTPASTTPAETTTTPAPTTPAETTTTPASTTPAETTTTPASTTPAETTTTPASTTPTETTTTPASTTPAETTTTPASTTPTETTTTPASTTPAETTTTPASTTPAETTTTPASTTPAETTTTPASTTPAETTTTPASTTSTETTTTPTSTTPAETTTTPTSTTPAETTTTPASTTPAETTTTPTSTTPAETTTTPAPTTPTETTTTPASTTFTETTTTPASTTPAETTTTPTSTTPAETTTTPASTTPAETTTTPASTTPAETTTTPASTTPAETTTTPASTTPAETITTPTSTTPTETTTTPTTTTPASTTPAETTTTPASTTPAETTTTPASTTPAETTTTPASTTSIETTTTPTSTTPAETTTTPTSTTPAETTTTPASTTPAETTTTPTSTTPAETTTTPASTTPAETTTTPASTTPAETTTTPTSTTPAETTTTPASTTPAETTTTPASTTSTETTTTPASTTPTVTTTTPTSTTPAETTTTPASTTSTETTTTPASTTPAQTTTTPASTTPTETTTTPASTTPAVTTTTPASTTSTETTTTPTSTTSTETTTTPASTTPAQTTTTPTSTTPAVTTTTPASTTSTETTTTPTSTTSTETTTTPASTTSTETTTTPASTTPAETTTTPAPTTPAVTTTTPASTTPAETTTTPASTTPAETTTTPAPTTPAVTTTTPASTTSTETTTTPTSTTPAQTTTTPASTTPAVTTTTPASTTSTETTTTPASTTPAVTTTTPASTTSTETTTTPTSTTSTETTTTPASTTPAQTTTTPAPTTPAVTTTTPASTTSTETTTTSASTTPAVTTTTPASTTPAVTTTTPASTTPAVTTTTPASTTSTETTTTPASTTPAVTTTTPASTTPAVTTTTPASTTPAVTTTTPVSTTPAVTTTTPASTTSTVTTTTPASTTPAVTTTTPASTTPAVTTTTPASTTPAVTTTTPASTTPAVTTTTPASTTPAVTTTTPASTTSTVTTTTPASTTPAVTTTTPASTTPAVTTTTPASTTPAVTTTTPASTTPAVTTTTPASTTSTVTTTTPASTTPAVTTTTPASTTPAETTTTPASTTPAVTTTTPASTTSTETTTTPTSTTPAQTTTTPASTTPAVTTTTPASTTPAVTTTTPASTTSTETTTTPTSTTSTETTTTPTSTTPAVTTTTPASTTPAVTTTTPASTTPAGTTTTPTAAPMPPPANQKIYICRFQFRMDRAFRQTYNDRSSQDYQELTRIVVKYALILIQQSFFECLSVTVFNYWEGSTVTNASAQFPADNHTDATVQAVFDMNGRANGTIGGIPLIFENTPAQNVGSGSSDVPSGYIPTFGIVLIVLAAVALAVILLGGFLAARFGFFNTVVSREIPSYSFPESGMRVRNFEMSVPTNRTGRYTLRS